A genome region from Oscillospiraceae bacterium includes the following:
- the uxuA gene encoding mannonate dehydratase: MKMSFRWYGYDDPVKIEYIRQIPNMESIVTAVYDVPVGEVWPEERILELKKTVEDAGLKFDVIESVPVHEDVKLGKPTRDRYIENYKENIRRLGKAGIKCICYNFMPVFDWTRTQLDKELFDGSNALVYYKDQLEKMDPLTGELALPGWDSSYKKEDLKNLFDEYKNVTEEDMFDNLKYFLDAIMPVAIESDVKMAIHPDDPPYPIFGLPRIITCEKNLDRFLKLYDHEYNGLTFCTGSLGCCNFNDIPHLVDKYSKQGRIHFMHIRNVKNYEDGSFEETAHFGAYGSLDIKKIVKILKTNGFDGFIRPDHGRMIWGETGRPGYGLYDRALGATYINGLWEATEL; the protein is encoded by the coding sequence ATGAAAATGTCATTTCGCTGGTATGGCTATGATGACCCTGTTAAAATAGAGTACATCAGGCAGATACCTAATATGGAATCTATCGTAACTGCAGTTTACGATGTGCCGGTTGGGGAAGTATGGCCGGAAGAAAGAATTTTGGAACTTAAGAAAACTGTTGAAGATGCAGGTCTTAAATTTGATGTAATCGAAAGTGTTCCCGTACATGAAGATGTTAAACTTGGCAAACCTACAAGAGACAGGTACATTGAAAATTACAAAGAAAATATAAGAAGGCTTGGAAAAGCAGGGATAAAATGTATCTGCTATAATTTTATGCCTGTTTTTGACTGGACAAGAACGCAACTTGATAAAGAGTTGTTTGACGGTTCAAATGCACTTGTTTATTATAAAGACCAGTTAGAAAAAATGGATCCGCTAACAGGGGAATTAGCATTGCCGGGCTGGGATTCAAGTTATAAAAAAGAAGACCTTAAAAATCTTTTTGATGAATATAAAAATGTTACCGAAGAGGATATGTTTGATAATTTAAAATATTTCCTTGATGCGATTATGCCTGTTGCAATAGAATCAGATGTAAAAATGGCAATCCATCCTGATGATCCTCCGTATCCTATTTTCGGACTTCCTCGTATTATTACATGCGAAAAGAATTTAGACCGTTTCTTAAAATTATATGACCATGAATATAATGGTCTAACATTCTGCACAGGTTCTTTGGGATGCTGTAACTTTAACGATATCCCTCATCTTGTTGATAAGTATTCCAAACAGGGAAGAATTCACTTTATGCACATAAGAAACGTTAAGAACTATGAGGACGGAAGTTTCGAAGAAACTGCACATTTTGGTGCTTACGGTTCCTTAGATATCAAAAAAATAGTTAAAATTCTAAAAACAAACGGTTTTGACGGTTTTATCCGTCCTGACCATGGCAGAATGATTTGGGGAGAAACAGGAAGACCGGGTTACGGACTTTATGACAGAGCATTAGGAGCGACATATATAAATGGTCTTTGGGAAGCAACCGAACTCTAA
- a CDS encoding sugar kinase — protein sequence MKKVVTFGEIMLRLKSPGMERFFQSPSLEATFGGGEANVCVSLANYGMETGFITALPKNDIANACIRELRGFGVDTSSIVFNDGRVGIYFLESGANQRPSKVIYDRANSSIAIAKEDEIDFVKAFQGATWFHITGITPAISESASVLALKSVKTAKELGITVSCDLNYRKNLWKYGKEAKEVMRELTKYVDVIIANEEDCQKSLGIENNSHVEGGVLDTKKYEELAKEVLRQFPDTKKIAITLRESKSATHNDWSACIYNGKEFYVSKKYEIKNIIDRVGGGDSFAAGLIYGLNNYEKDSDALEFAVAASCLKHSILGDYNRVSVSEVTSLMGGDGSGRVQR from the coding sequence ATGAAAAAAGTTGTTACTTTTGGCGAAATCATGTTAAGACTTAAAAGTCCGGGTATGGAAAGATTTTTCCAGTCTCCAAGTTTAGAAGCGACTTTCGGAGGGGGAGAAGCAAACGTTTGCGTATCTTTGGCTAACTACGGTATGGAAACAGGATTTATTACTGCTTTACCTAAAAATGATATTGCAAATGCATGTATAAGAGAATTAAGAGGTTTTGGCGTTGATACATCTTCTATCGTATTCAATGACGGAAGAGTTGGTATTTATTTCTTAGAATCAGGCGCTAACCAAAGACCTTCAAAAGTTATCTACGACAGAGCAAATTCTTCAATCGCTATCGCAAAAGAAGATGAAATTGACTTTGTTAAAGCATTCCAGGGTGCTACATGGTTCCACATTACAGGTATTACACCTGCTATTTCAGAATCAGCATCGGTTCTTGCACTTAAATCAGTTAAAACCGCTAAAGAACTTGGCATCACAGTTTCTTGTGACTTAAACTACCGTAAAAACTTATGGAAATACGGAAAAGAAGCAAAAGAAGTTATGAGAGAACTTACAAAATATGTTGATGTTATTATTGCCAACGAAGAAGACTGCCAGAAATCACTTGGAATTGAAAACAATTCTCATGTTGAAGGCGGCGTTTTAGATACTAAAAAATATGAAGAATTAGCAAAAGAAGTTTTAAGACAGTTCCCTGATACAAAGAAAATTGCTATTACTTTAAGAGAATCAAAATCTGCTACACATAACGACTGGTCAGCATGTATCTACAACGGAAAAGAATTCTATGTTTCTAAAAAATATGAAATTAAGAATATTATTGACCGTGTAGGCGGCGGTGACAGTTTTGCAGCTGGTCTTATCTATGGTTTAAATAACTACGAAAAAGATTCAGATGCTTTAGAATTTGCAGTTGCTGCAAGTTGCTTAAAACACTCAATTTTAGGTGACTACAACAGAGTATCAGTTTCCGAAGTTACATCTTTAATGGGTGGCGACGGTTCAGGAAGAGTTCAAAGATAA
- a CDS encoding RNA methyltransferase, producing the protein MERIESVNNKIIKFTNSLKIKKFRKQEGLFICEGERLVFDAIKFREPSYIIVSESFYKKDFPYKTYEVTETIFKKLSETVSPQGIMAIFKTDIKNIEEITPCNTVILNRLQDPGNLGAILRTAKATGFNNVILDSECVDLYNSKTVRSSMSSLFNLNIYLSSSLKEDIAFLKSKGFSVCATLLDSDSVNLYKENFEGNVAFIIGNEASGMDRDLIECCDKKIIIPMEDGIESLNASVAGSVVMYEILRRQKYENG; encoded by the coding sequence ATGGAAAGAATAGAAAGTGTAAATAATAAAATAATAAAATTTACAAATTCTCTTAAAATAAAGAAATTTCGTAAACAGGAAGGGCTTTTTATCTGCGAGGGAGAAAGGCTTGTTTTCGATGCGATAAAATTCAGAGAACCTTCATACATAATAGTATCCGAAAGTTTTTATAAAAAAGATTTTCCATATAAAACTTATGAGGTTACCGAAACCATTTTTAAAAAACTTTCCGAAACAGTTTCTCCGCAAGGAATTATGGCGATTTTTAAAACTGATATAAAAAATATAGAGGAGATAACACCTTGTAATACAGTTATACTAAACAGGCTTCAGGATCCGGGCAATTTAGGCGCAATTTTAAGGACCGCGAAAGCAACAGGGTTTAACAATGTAATTTTAGACTCTGAATGTGTAGATCTTTATAATTCAAAAACTGTAAGAAGTTCTATGAGTTCGCTTTTTAATCTTAATATTTATTTATCTTCCTCTTTAAAAGAAGATATTGCATTTTTAAAAAGTAAAGGTTTCTCAGTTTGCGCAACATTGCTTGACAGCGATTCAGTAAATTTATATAAAGAAAATTTTGAGGGAAATGTTGCTTTTATAATAGGAAACGAGGCTTCGGGAATGGATAGGGATTTAATAGAATGTTGCGATAAAAAGATTATAATTCCTATGGAAGACGGCATAGAATCTTTAAATGCATCGGTGGCAGGCTCGGTAGTAATGTACGAAATATTAAGGAGGCAAAAATATGAAAACGGATAA
- a CDS encoding helix-turn-helix transcriptional regulator, with the protein MNVKKAKGDSSMPKYFDKLMQDGTDECVNSKTFAVFYSNKEEQVKNMHIHDCCEVFLCLSNSQEFLIGDSMFSANRNDMLVVNQFEIHKLLEKQGAFCERYVFKLHPRFLLLNSTSSTDLSACFYDRINFKRQVSLTNEQAMELIDIFNSFKKSDELGDDIISNLNAIKAVVLINRYLLSSKGGDTESSYTSNAVVESVVSYINDNLFSNINLDELSKKHFISKNHLCRIFKKHTGTTVVNYITLRRIAEAKKFLNDGFDVKDTCEKCGFNDYSHFIRTFKNIVGVPPKQYIKRKE; encoded by the coding sequence ATGAATGTAAAAAAAGCGAAAGGAGACAGCAGTATGCCTAAATATTTTGATAAACTTATGCAGGACGGAACGGATGAATGTGTCAATTCCAAAACTTTTGCTGTCTTTTATTCGAATAAGGAAGAGCAAGTTAAAAATATGCATATTCACGATTGTTGCGAGGTTTTTTTGTGTCTTAGCAACTCTCAGGAATTTCTTATCGGAGATTCCATGTTTTCTGCTAACAGAAATGATATGCTTGTTGTTAACCAGTTTGAAATTCATAAACTTTTGGAAAAACAGGGTGCTTTTTGTGAAAGATATGTTTTCAAACTGCATCCGAGATTTCTTCTGTTAAATTCCACATCTTCGACTGATCTTTCTGCGTGTTTTTATGACCGTATTAATTTTAAAAGGCAGGTTTCTCTTACCAATGAGCAGGCGATGGAACTTATTGATATATTTAATTCCTTTAAAAAGAGTGATGAACTTGGTGACGATATAATATCAAACCTAAATGCTATAAAAGCAGTTGTTCTTATAAACAGGTATTTATTAAGTTCAAAAGGAGGAGATACTGAGTCTTCTTATACAAGCAACGCAGTTGTTGAATCAGTTGTTTCTTATATAAATGACAATTTATTTTCCAATATAAATCTTGACGAACTTTCAAAGAAGCATTTTATATCAAAAAACCACCTTTGCAGAATTTTTAAAAAGCATACAGGCACAACTGTTGTAAACTACATAACTTTAAGAAGAATTGCAGAGGCAAAAAAGTTTTTAAATGATGGGTTTGACGTTAAAGATACCTGTGAAAAATGCGGTTTTAACGATTACTCACATTTTATAAGAACATTTAAAAATATTGTAGGCGTTCCGCCTAAACAATATATAAAAAGAAAAGAATAA
- a CDS encoding AI-2E family transporter, translated as MKTDNIKKPIIIVSYAIVLYFIVNNLTTFSGYVSSFFKVIAPLIIGGILAFIINLFLRFYEKKVFVNIKEKWKKLRRPVCVILSYLTFFLILFIIVKFISPRLEESIKTLTSSIPAYVNSVSEFFYGLTLEHKITEELWNKVIENFDLIITNTTQFLNTALPKIFSVTKTVTSSVFDVFIGFVFSVYMLLSKEKLVRILKKILRAHTKENFSTGVIDVFRRANKIFRSFVGGQLSEAVILGILCYIGMSIFKMPYAPLISVIIGISSIVPVIGAIVGTIPCALLILLENPMMAIWFVVFIVVLQQFEGNIIYPRVVGSAIGISGFWVLLAVTLGGGLFGIFGILLGVPLMAVIYTVYGEYVNKKVDEKSN; from the coding sequence ATGAAAACGGATAACATCAAAAAACCAATAATTATTGTATCCTACGCTATAGTTTTGTATTTTATAGTAAATAATCTGACGACTTTTTCAGGGTATGTTTCTTCTTTCTTTAAAGTCATAGCGCCTCTTATTATAGGTGGAATTTTAGCATTTATCATAAATCTGTTTTTAAGATTTTACGAAAAGAAAGTATTTGTAAATATAAAGGAAAAATGGAAAAAACTAAGAAGACCTGTATGCGTTATACTTTCTTACCTTACTTTTTTTCTGATACTGTTTATAATCGTAAAATTCATATCACCAAGACTTGAAGAAAGTATTAAAACTCTTACAAGCAGTATTCCTGCTTATGTAAATTCTGTGAGTGAGTTCTTTTACGGTCTTACTTTGGAACATAAAATAACAGAGGAGTTATGGAATAAGGTAATTGAAAATTTTGATCTTATTATAACAAATACGACTCAGTTTTTAAATACTGCACTTCCTAAAATATTCAGTGTCACAAAAACTGTAACATCAAGTGTATTTGATGTGTTTATCGGTTTTGTATTTTCCGTGTATATGCTTTTATCTAAGGAAAAACTTGTAAGAATCTTAAAAAAGATTCTTCGTGCTCATACAAAAGAGAATTTTTCAACAGGTGTTATTGATGTTTTCAGAAGAGCAAACAAAATATTCCGTTCATTTGTAGGAGGGCAACTTAGCGAAGCGGTTATTCTTGGTATATTGTGCTATATAGGAATGAGTATATTTAAAATGCCTTATGCTCCTCTTATCAGTGTTATTATAGGTATATCAAGCATTGTTCCTGTTATTGGAGCAATAGTCGGAACAATTCCCTGTGCTCTTTTAATTCTTCTTGAAAATCCTATGATGGCAATATGGTTTGTTGTATTTATAGTTGTTCTTCAGCAATTTGAAGGAAATATTATCTATCCGAGAGTGGTCGGAAGTGCTATCGGAATAAGCGGATTCTGGGTGCTTTTGGCAGTAACTTTAGGAGGCGGACTGTTCGGTATTTTTGGAATACTTTTAGGAGTACCTTTAATGGCAGTAATTTATACTGTTTACGGGGAATATGTTAATAAGAAGGTTGATGAGAAAAGTAATTGA